A part of Melittangium boletus DSM 14713 genomic DNA contains:
- a CDS encoding SRPBCC family protein, which yields MLKKILISFGSLLGFVLVLGFVLPSTYRVERSTLLRAPAEAVYPHVADPRRWRAWVPWHEEHYPDGQWAFGSTSGAGAVRSWSGERVGRGTLSLSEAEPSKGVAYVASLDGGRFRARGRISFTSSEDGTLVTWVDEGEVGGNPFLHYLVPLVEARLGRDFERALAQLHRVVEADAFLETEVKPEPAAPPEQAAVPLPTAEPEPVPPALPEVSAPLVQDAGVALDAGMALDAGTDADADAGMALDAGTAPVPVEPSTTAAPTSAEPSLPAPAQEDGGTPS from the coding sequence ATGCTCAAGAAGATCCTCATCTCCTTCGGGAGCCTGCTCGGCTTCGTGCTCGTCCTGGGCTTCGTGTTGCCGTCGACCTACCGGGTCGAGCGTTCGACGCTCCTGCGCGCGCCGGCCGAGGCGGTGTACCCCCACGTGGCCGACCCGAGGCGCTGGCGGGCGTGGGTCCCCTGGCACGAGGAGCACTATCCCGATGGCCAGTGGGCGTTTGGCAGCACGTCGGGCGCGGGCGCCGTGCGCAGTTGGAGCGGCGAGCGGGTGGGGCGGGGAACCCTCTCGCTCTCCGAGGCGGAGCCGTCCAAGGGAGTGGCCTATGTCGCGTCGCTGGACGGGGGCCGCTTCCGCGCGCGGGGCCGCATCTCCTTCACCTCCTCGGAGGATGGCACCCTGGTGACATGGGTGGACGAGGGGGAAGTGGGCGGCAACCCCTTCCTTCATTACCTGGTGCCGCTCGTCGAGGCGCGCCTGGGCCGGGATTTCGAGCGGGCCCTGGCCCAGCTCCATCGGGTCGTGGAGGCGGATGCTTTCCTCGAGACCGAGGTGAAACCCGAGCCAGCCGCTCCACCGGAGCAGGCGGCGGTGCCCCTGCCCACTGCCGAGCCGGAGCCCGTCCCCCCGGCGCTCCCCGAGGTCTCGGCGCCCCTGGTCCAGGACGCCGGCGTGGCCTTGGACGCGGGCATGGCCTTGGACGCGGGCACGGACGCGGACGCGGACGCGGGCATGGCCTTGGACGCCGGCACGGCGCCGGTTCCGGTGGAGCCGTCCACCACCGCCGCGCCCACGTCGGCTGAGCCTTCCCTACCCGCCCCGGCGCAGGAGGATGGTGGGACGCCGTCTTGA
- a CDS encoding ketopantoate reductase family protein produces the protein MDSARTAPRILVVGCGGIGGVLLSRLLEGGHRVSAVARREEIAQVLRTRGPVLRDEKGERTVRGDLEVFVQPPAQGTYDFILLATPPTGVEAAARDTRHLLAPEGAMAVLANGLCEERVARVVGEDQVIGAVVAWGASSPETGVYVRTAQGGIVLGVLRGGTDARLEPLAGVLRAMCPVDFTTNLRGVRWSKLAINCAISSLGTVGGDRMGPLLRRRFVRRLGLEVFTEVLQVARAEGVKVEKVASTLELGWLALDETERHARGSASLLLKHAVLLAVGARYRMMRSSMLAAIERGREPPVDYLNGEVVQRARTHGLAVPVNECLWETVHALARHELKPGVDTLRGVYERTRPQRP, from the coding sequence ATGGACTCCGCGCGGACCGCTCCTCGAATCCTCGTCGTCGGCTGTGGTGGAATCGGCGGCGTGCTGCTCTCGCGCCTCCTGGAGGGAGGCCACCGGGTGTCCGCGGTGGCGCGCCGGGAGGAGATCGCCCAGGTGCTGCGCACGCGCGGACCCGTGCTGCGCGACGAGAAGGGCGAGCGCACCGTGCGGGGAGACCTGGAGGTCTTCGTGCAGCCTCCGGCCCAGGGGACCTACGACTTCATCCTGCTCGCCACCCCGCCCACGGGAGTGGAAGCGGCGGCCCGGGACACGCGCCACCTGCTCGCGCCAGAAGGGGCCATGGCCGTGCTGGCCAATGGCCTGTGCGAGGAGCGGGTGGCCCGGGTGGTGGGCGAGGACCAGGTCATCGGCGCCGTCGTGGCCTGGGGCGCGTCGTCTCCGGAGACCGGCGTCTACGTCCGGACGGCGCAGGGAGGCATCGTGCTCGGCGTCCTGCGAGGCGGGACGGACGCCCGCCTGGAGCCCTTGGCCGGCGTGCTGCGCGCGATGTGTCCGGTGGACTTCACCACGAACCTGCGCGGCGTGCGCTGGAGCAAGCTGGCCATCAACTGCGCCATCTCCTCCCTGGGCACGGTGGGAGGAGACCGGATGGGCCCCCTCCTGCGCCGCCGCTTCGTGCGCCGGCTCGGACTGGAAGTCTTCACCGAGGTCCTCCAGGTGGCCCGCGCCGAGGGCGTGAAGGTGGAGAAGGTGGCGTCCACGCTGGAGCTGGGCTGGCTCGCGCTGGACGAGACGGAGCGGCACGCGCGGGGCTCGGCGTCGCTGCTGCTCAAGCACGCGGTGCTCCTGGCCGTCGGGGCGCGCTACCGCATGATGCGCTCCTCCATGCTGGCGGCGATCGAACGGGGCCGGGAGCCCCCCGTGGACTACCTCAACGGCGAGGTGGTCCAGCGCGCACGGACGCATGGGCTCGCGGTGCCGGTGAACGAGTGCCTGTGGGAAACAGTGCACGCCCTCGCCCGGCACGAGCTGAAGCCCGGGGTGGACACCCTGCGCGGTGTCTACGAGCGGACCCGGCCCCAACGCCCCTGA
- a CDS encoding lytic transglycosylase domain-containing protein — MRRKRKSGGFPWVRVGLCALAPLVLLNLAVAFFGDTRVPLFSLSFLQEKAHALSAYARHRPTCLLDGHPEMETLIRDTERRHHLPAGLLRALVHVESNTQPHRISPAGAMGPGQLMPSTANLLRVEDPFDPAPALDGSARYLAEQLARYRGNVTLAVAAYNAGPGNVNGRVPRNGETEFYVDKVLTAYARLRPPATAVKRQARPTSAPVRHPPVDRPSAG, encoded by the coding sequence GTGCGGCGCAAGCGCAAGAGCGGCGGATTTCCCTGGGTACGGGTGGGGCTGTGTGCCCTGGCCCCGCTCGTGCTGCTCAACCTGGCGGTGGCCTTCTTCGGCGACACCCGCGTGCCCCTCTTCTCCCTGTCCTTCCTCCAGGAGAAGGCCCACGCCCTGTCCGCCTACGCGCGCCACCGCCCCACCTGTCTGCTCGACGGACACCCGGAGATGGAGACGCTCATCCGGGACACCGAGCGCCGTCACCACCTGCCCGCCGGCCTGCTGCGAGCGCTCGTGCACGTGGAGTCCAACACCCAGCCGCACCGCATCTCCCCCGCGGGCGCCATGGGCCCCGGCCAGCTCATGCCCTCCACCGCGAACCTGCTGCGCGTGGAGGACCCGTTCGATCCCGCCCCGGCGCTCGATGGCAGCGCGCGCTACCTCGCCGAACAGCTCGCGCGCTACCGGGGCAACGTGACGCTCGCGGTGGCGGCCTACAACGCGGGCCCCGGCAACGTGAATGGCCGCGTGCCGCGCAACGGAGAGACGGAGTTCTACGTGGACAAGGTGCTCACCGCCTATGCCCGCCTGCGGCCGCCCGCCACCGCCGTCAAACGCCAGGCCCGCCCCACGAGCGCGCCCGTCCGCCATCCTCCCGTGGACCGACCCTCCGCCGGATGA
- a CDS encoding YfbK domain-containing protein gives MEHEEKPLPLPAARRRTPGRPVPARRPLREQHPETLWSERVVTLRTRGAGASAQRAQAEDPARLQQKREPVRRGTGGDSRPGARPAAPPPPPPTGNTHAAHKPNPFTLTKEDRYSTFGVDVDTASYTLFRRYVTEGSAPPRDAIRVEEWMNYFSYSYPQPQEGDFHVDLEGAPSPFTPGRHLVKVGLQGRTIAPSERKPTHLVFLVDTSGSMHSQDKLPLAQKSMKLMVDGLNPTDTVALVTYAGSVRDVLPPTPATQRDTLFAAIDSLSANGSTAMGSGLQLAYRHATKHAGPQRVSRVVVLTDGDANVGTVNADDMLTSIQGYVQEGVTLSTIGFGMGNYRDDLMEKLADKGNGNCFYIDSEREARRVFQERLAGTLEVIAQDVKIQVEFNPSAVRGYRLLGYENRDIADKDFRNDKVDAGEIGAGHSVTALYEVELTGGAAQVATVRVRAKKPGGVEAAEQRFSLERGQLHASLRKASSNLRFAAAVAGTADILRGAPQAGDWSLATAESLAESSVEGLSDRAEFLGLLRRVREFHAPSVASVPY, from the coding sequence CTGGAGCATGAAGAAAAGCCTCTTCCGCTTCCTGCTGCTCGGCGCCGGACTCCTGGTCGCCCTGTTCCTGCTCGTCGTCCTCTTCGGGAACAACATCCGGAAACTCTTTGGAGCGAGCGCGTCGTCACTCTCCGGACACGAGGAGCTGGCGCGAGCGCCCAGCGCGCTCAAGCAGAAGACCCTGCGCGACTTCAGCAGAAACGAGAGCCAGTCCGCCGCGGCACCGGCGGCGATAGCCGCCCCGGCGCCCGCCCCGCCGCCCCGCCTCCGCCCCCCCCGACGGGCAACACGCACGCGGCCCACAAGCCCAACCCCTTCACCCTCACGAAAGAGGACCGCTACTCCACCTTCGGGGTGGACGTGGACACGGCCTCCTACACCCTCTTCCGCCGCTACGTCACCGAGGGGAGCGCGCCTCCGCGCGACGCCATCCGCGTGGAGGAGTGGATGAACTATTTCAGCTACAGCTACCCCCAGCCCCAGGAGGGAGACTTCCACGTGGACCTGGAGGGAGCGCCCTCGCCCTTCACCCCGGGCCGGCACCTCGTGAAGGTGGGACTGCAGGGGCGCACCATCGCCCCGAGCGAGCGCAAGCCCACCCACCTCGTCTTCCTGGTGGACACCAGCGGCTCCATGCACTCCCAGGACAAGCTGCCGCTCGCCCAGAAGTCCATGAAGCTCATGGTGGACGGACTCAACCCGACGGACACCGTGGCGCTCGTCACCTACGCGGGCTCCGTGCGGGACGTGCTGCCCCCCACCCCCGCCACCCAGCGCGACACGCTCTTCGCCGCCATCGACTCGCTCTCCGCCAACGGCTCCACCGCCATGGGCAGCGGCTTGCAGCTCGCCTACCGGCACGCCACGAAGCACGCCGGCCCCCAGCGCGTCTCGCGCGTGGTCGTGCTCACCGACGGCGACGCCAACGTCGGCACCGTCAACGCCGACGACATGCTCACGAGCATCCAGGGCTACGTGCAGGAGGGCGTCACCCTGTCCACCATCGGCTTCGGCATGGGCAACTACCGGGATGACCTGATGGAGAAGCTGGCCGACAAGGGCAACGGCAACTGCTTCTACATCGACAGCGAGCGCGAGGCGCGCCGCGTCTTCCAGGAGCGGCTCGCGGGCACGCTGGAGGTCATCGCCCAGGACGTGAAGATCCAGGTGGAGTTCAATCCCTCGGCCGTCCGGGGCTACCGGCTGCTCGGCTACGAGAACCGGGACATCGCCGACAAGGACTTCCGCAACGACAAGGTGGACGCCGGGGAGATTGGCGCCGGCCACTCCGTCACCGCCCTGTACGAGGTGGAGCTCACCGGCGGGGCGGCGCAGGTGGCCACGGTGCGCGTGCGCGCCAAGAAGCCCGGCGGCGTGGAGGCCGCCGAGCAGCGCTTCTCCCTGGAGCGCGGCCAGTTGCACGCCTCGCTGCGCAAGGCCTCGAGCAACCTGCGCTTCGCCGCCGCCGTGGCGGGCACCGCGGACATCCTCCGGGGCGCGCCCCAGGCCGGCGACTGGAGCCTGGCCACCGCCGAGTCCCTCGCCGAGTCCTCCGTGGAGGGCCTGAGCGACCGCGCCGAATTCCTCGGCCTGCTGCGCCGCGTGCGCGAGTTCCACGCCCCCTCGGTCGCCAGCGTCCCGTACTGA
- a CDS encoding DUF1993 domain-containing protein: MSLSMYQASVPVFIHMLGNLSAILGKAAAYAETKKIAHPVLLGSRLAPDMLPLSAQIQIACDSAVRCASRLAGVDLPSNPDTETSIPEFQERIAKSIAFLKSVSAAQIDGSEERTVTLQMRTGEMKFQGQPFLLGFALPNFYFHLTTAYAILRHNGLDIGKADFLGKY, encoded by the coding sequence ATGTCCCTGTCCATGTACCAGGCCTCGGTTCCCGTCTTCATCCACATGCTGGGCAATCTGTCGGCGATTCTCGGGAAGGCCGCCGCATATGCCGAGACGAAGAAGATCGCCCACCCGGTGTTGCTCGGCTCCCGGCTGGCGCCCGACATGCTTCCGTTGTCCGCCCAGATCCAGATCGCCTGTGACTCGGCGGTGCGCTGTGCCTCCCGGCTGGCGGGGGTCGACCTTCCCAGCAACCCGGACACCGAGACCTCCATCCCCGAGTTCCAGGAGCGCATCGCCAAGTCGATCGCCTTCTTGAAGAGCGTGAGCGCGGCGCAGATCGACGGGAGCGAGGAGCGGACCGTCACCCTCCAGATGCGCACCGGTGAGATGAAGTTCCAGGGACAGCCGTTCCTGCTCGGCTTCGCGCTGCCCAACTTCTATTTCCACCTCACCACGGCCTACGCCATCCTCCGCCACAACGGGTTGGACATCGGCAAGGCCGACTTCCTCGGCAAGTACTGA
- a CDS encoding glucosamine-6-phosphate deaminase, with the protein MNVRVFASELEAAAACAAHIAEALREKPSLVLGLPTGRTPLNVYRQMVALHQRGELDLSRATTFNLDEFLGLPPDDPCSLRAYMDRHLFRHVNLAPERVHFLDGSAERAEWECARYDARLTQAGGLDLLLLGIGSNGLVAFNEAGDSLQAASHRVRLSRETRLGMASFFGDDVSKVPLAALTLGMGSLFQARRVILLAFGVRKAAAVTALVRGPITSHCPASLLQLHGNVEVWVDTEAGRGLEGTG; encoded by the coding sequence TTGAACGTTCGCGTCTTCGCCTCCGAGTTGGAAGCTGCCGCCGCCTGTGCCGCCCACATCGCGGAAGCGCTCCGTGAGAAGCCCTCCCTGGTTCTCGGCCTGCCCACGGGCCGCACCCCGCTCAACGTGTACCGGCAGATGGTGGCCCTGCACCAGCGTGGGGAGTTGGACTTGTCGCGGGCGACCACCTTCAACCTGGACGAATTCCTGGGCCTGCCGCCGGACGACCCGTGCAGCCTCCGGGCCTACATGGACCGCCATCTCTTCCGCCACGTCAATCTGGCCCCCGAGCGCGTCCATTTCCTGGACGGGAGCGCGGAGCGGGCGGAGTGGGAGTGCGCCCGCTACGACGCGAGGCTGACGCAGGCGGGTGGGTTGGACCTGTTGCTGCTGGGCATCGGGTCCAACGGGCTCGTGGCCTTCAACGAGGCGGGAGACAGCCTCCAGGCGGCGAGCCATCGGGTGCGCCTGTCGCGCGAGACGCGTCTGGGCATGGCCTCCTTCTTTGGTGATGACGTCTCCAAGGTGCCCCTGGCGGCACTCACCCTGGGCATGGGCTCGCTCTTCCAGGCGCGCCGGGTCATCCTGCTGGCCTTCGGGGTGCGCAAGGCGGCGGCGGTGACGGCGCTCGTGCGCGGCCCCATCACCTCGCACTGTCCGGCGTCCCTGCTGCAATTGCATGGCAACGTGGAGGTGTGGGTGGACACGGAAGCCGGACGTGGCCTGGAGGGGACGGGTTGA
- a CDS encoding 6-phosphofructokinase, with protein sequence MKVAVLTGGGDCPGLNAVIRAVVRRASAHGFEMMGLRDGWRGLIEDNHFRLTRETTSGILHRGGTILGTSRINPFKVENGLERVKRAIERHEIHAVIAIGGEGTLSAATRMSQEGLRIVGVPKTIDNDLNGTDFTFGFDTAVGIATEAIDRLHSTAESHKRVIVCEVMGRHVGWIATYAGMAGGADVILVPEVPADLERVAEHIKHRHATGRSFSIVVVAEGTRIKLTHEGQEQLVTSGALDEAGRPRLGGVGALVANEIERRTGYETRVSVLGHIQRGGAPTAHDRVLATRYGVHACDMVAQGEFGKMAALRGNDIVSVDLSEATRELKKVPEEFFKVAQVFFG encoded by the coding sequence ATGAAAGTCGCCGTTCTCACGGGCGGGGGCGATTGCCCCGGCCTCAACGCGGTCATCCGCGCCGTCGTTCGTCGGGCCAGCGCCCACGGTTTCGAGATGATGGGCCTCCGGGATGGATGGAGGGGTCTCATCGAAGACAACCACTTCCGCCTCACCCGGGAGACCACCTCGGGCATCCTCCACCGGGGCGGCACCATCCTGGGCACCTCTCGCATCAACCCCTTCAAGGTCGAAAATGGCCTGGAGCGCGTCAAACGCGCCATCGAGCGGCATGAAATCCACGCCGTCATCGCCATCGGCGGCGAGGGCACGCTCTCGGCCGCCACGCGCATGTCCCAGGAGGGCCTGCGCATCGTCGGCGTGCCCAAGACGATCGACAACGATCTGAACGGCACGGACTTCACCTTCGGCTTCGACACGGCGGTGGGCATCGCCACCGAGGCCATTGACCGGCTGCACTCCACCGCCGAGTCGCACAAGCGCGTCATCGTGTGCGAGGTGATGGGACGGCACGTGGGGTGGATCGCCACCTACGCGGGCATGGCGGGTGGCGCGGACGTCATCCTGGTGCCCGAGGTGCCCGCGGATCTGGAGCGGGTGGCCGAGCACATCAAGCACCGCCACGCCACGGGACGCTCCTTCTCCATCGTCGTGGTGGCCGAGGGCACGCGCATCAAGCTGACGCACGAGGGCCAGGAGCAGCTCGTCACCTCGGGCGCGTTGGACGAGGCGGGCCGGCCCCGGCTGGGCGGCGTGGGCGCCCTGGTGGCCAATGAAATCGAGCGGCGCACGGGCTACGAGACGCGCGTGTCGGTGCTGGGCCACATCCAGCGCGGCGGCGCGCCCACGGCGCACGACCGGGTGCTGGCCACGCGCTACGGCGTGCATGCCTGCGACATGGTGGCCCAGGGCGAGTTCGGCAAGATGGCCGCCCTGCGGGGCAACGACATCGTCAGCGTGGACCTGTCCGAGGCCACGCGCGAGCTCAAGAAGGTGCCCGAGGAGTTCTTCAAGGTCGCCCAGGTCTTCTTCGGCTAG
- a CDS encoding MATE family efflux transporter, with amino-acid sequence MSRTLSSEIVTPASSPALDANTGWWSTLREALRGTSRDLTAGSVNRALLLLSIPMVLEMVMESVFAVVDVFFVARLGAASVATVGITESMLTFLQTLPMGLAIGATALVARRMGEKSPERAASAAVQSLWLGLLLSVPVAVLGVLYAGPLLSALGATPEVVAHGTPYARVMLGSMVIIMLLFLISAILRGAGDAATSMRALWVANALNLVLAPCFIFGVGPLKAMGVLGAAVATTVSRGVGVLYQLRALARGRGRLVIRRQHLRVEPATLLTLLRLSGSALLQALLTMGNWLVLMRIIAQFGSAALAGYTIAMRIILLAQQPSWGVSHAAGTLVGQSLGAGDSERAERVAWRASLHTLIFLCAVALGFILFAEPLVRTFTTEAEVVHQATRCLRIVSCGLLFYAFGTVLPHAFNGAGDTSTPTLINLVCIWLLQLPLAWVLSVPMGLGPLGAFLAITIGYCALGVMCAVLFRRGHWKTRRI; translated from the coding sequence ATGTCGCGAACGCTCTCCTCTGAAATCGTCACGCCCGCTTCCTCCCCTGCCCTCGATGCCAACACGGGCTGGTGGTCCACCCTGCGCGAGGCCCTGCGGGGGACTTCCAGGGACCTGACCGCGGGCTCCGTCAACCGAGCGCTCCTGCTGCTGTCCATCCCCATGGTGCTGGAGATGGTGATGGAGTCCGTCTTCGCCGTGGTGGACGTCTTCTTCGTGGCGAGACTGGGCGCGGCGTCGGTGGCCACCGTGGGCATCACCGAGTCGATGCTCACCTTCCTGCAGACGCTGCCCATGGGTCTGGCCATCGGCGCCACCGCGCTGGTGGCCCGGCGCATGGGCGAGAAGAGCCCGGAGCGGGCCGCGAGCGCGGCGGTGCAGTCGCTGTGGCTCGGGCTGCTCTTGTCCGTGCCCGTGGCGGTGCTCGGCGTGCTGTACGCGGGCCCCTTGCTCTCGGCGCTGGGCGCCACGCCCGAGGTGGTGGCGCACGGCACGCCCTACGCCCGGGTGATGCTCGGCAGCATGGTCATCATCATGCTGCTCTTCCTCATCAGCGCCATCCTGCGCGGCGCGGGAGACGCGGCCACGTCCATGCGCGCGCTCTGGGTGGCCAACGCCCTCAACCTGGTGCTCGCCCCGTGCTTCATCTTCGGGGTGGGCCCCTTGAAGGCAATGGGCGTGCTCGGCGCGGCGGTGGCCACCACCGTCAGCCGCGGCGTGGGGGTGCTCTACCAGCTCCGGGCGCTCGCCCGGGGCCGTGGGCGGTTGGTGATCCGCCGCCAGCACCTGCGCGTGGAACCCGCCACCCTGCTCACCCTCCTGCGGCTGTCCGGCAGCGCCCTGCTCCAGGCCCTGCTCACCATGGGCAACTGGCTCGTCCTCATGCGCATCATCGCCCAGTTCGGCAGCGCGGCGCTCGCGGGCTACACCATCGCCATGCGCATCATCCTCCTGGCCCAGCAGCCCTCCTGGGGGGTGAGCCACGCCGCGGGGACCCTCGTGGGCCAGAGCCTCGGCGCCGGAGACAGCGAGCGGGCCGAGCGCGTGGCCTGGCGGGCGAGCCTCCACACGCTCATCTTCCTGTGCGCGGTGGCCCTGGGCTTCATCCTCTTCGCCGAACCGCTCGTGCGCACCTTCACCACCGAGGCCGAGGTCGTCCACCAGGCGACACGCTGCCTGCGCATCGTCAGCTGTGGACTGCTCTTCTACGCCTTCGGGACGGTGCTCCCGCATGCGTTCAACGGGGCGGGAGACACCTCCACCCCCACCCTCATCAACCTGGTGTGCATCTGGCTCCTGCAGCTCCCCCTGGCCTGGGTGCTCTCCGTCCCCATGGGCCTCGGTCCCCTGGGCGCGTTCCTGGCCATCACCATCGGCTACTGCGCGCTGGGGGTGATGTGCGCCGTCCTCTTCCGGCGGGGTCATTGGAAGACACGCCGGATCTGA